In one Streptomyces sp. NBC_01288 genomic region, the following are encoded:
- the hutH gene encoding histidine ammonia-lyase, translating into MHTVVVGTSGVTASDVLAVARGGARIELSGEAVAALAAAREIVDALAAKPEPVYGVSTGFGALASRHISPELRAQLQRNIVRSHAAGMGPRVEREVVRALMFLRLKTVCSGHTGVRPEVAQTMADVLNAGITPVVHEYGSLGCSGDLAPLSHCALTLMGEGDAEGPDGVVRPAGELLAEAGIAPVELREKEGLALLNGTDGMLGMLVMALADLDMLYKSADVTAALSLEALLGTDKVLAPELHAIRPHPGQGASAANMLAVLAGSELTGHHQDGAPRVQDAYSVRCAPQVAGAGRDTIAHARLVAERELASAVDNPVVLPDGRVESNGNFHGAPVAYVLDFLAIAIADLGSIAERRTDRLLDKNRSHGLPPFLADDAGVDSGLMIAQYTQAALVSEMKRLAVPASADSIPSSAMQEDHVSMGWSAARKLRTAVDNLTRIIAVELYAATRAVELREGLAPAPASQAVIDAVRAAGVEGPGPDRFLSPDLAAADAFVRGGHVVEAVEKVTGPLR; encoded by the coding sequence ATGCACACTGTGGTGGTGGGGACGTCCGGGGTCACCGCGTCCGACGTTCTCGCCGTGGCGCGTGGGGGCGCCCGGATCGAGCTTTCCGGTGAGGCCGTCGCGGCGCTCGCCGCGGCGCGGGAGATCGTGGACGCGCTGGCCGCCAAGCCGGAGCCCGTGTACGGGGTGAGCACCGGGTTCGGGGCGCTGGCGTCCCGGCACATCAGCCCGGAACTGCGGGCACAGTTGCAGCGCAACATCGTTCGTTCGCACGCCGCCGGGATGGGGCCGCGGGTGGAGCGGGAGGTCGTGCGCGCGCTGATGTTCCTGCGGCTCAAGACCGTCTGCTCGGGGCACACCGGTGTGCGGCCCGAGGTCGCGCAGACCATGGCCGACGTGCTGAACGCCGGGATCACCCCCGTCGTCCACGAGTACGGCTCCCTCGGCTGCTCCGGCGACCTCGCGCCGCTCTCCCACTGCGCGTTGACCCTCATGGGCGAGGGCGACGCCGAGGGCCCGGACGGGGTCGTACGGCCCGCCGGTGAGCTGCTCGCGGAAGCGGGGATCGCGCCGGTCGAACTGCGAGAGAAGGAGGGCCTCGCCCTTCTCAACGGCACCGACGGCATGCTCGGCATGCTGGTCATGGCCCTCGCCGACCTCGACATGCTGTACAAGTCCGCCGACGTCACGGCAGCCCTCTCCCTGGAGGCGCTGCTCGGCACCGACAAGGTGCTCGCGCCCGAGCTGCACGCCATCCGCCCGCACCCCGGGCAGGGCGCCAGCGCCGCCAACATGCTTGCCGTGCTTGCCGGTTCGGAGCTGACCGGGCACCACCAGGACGGCGCACCCCGAGTCCAGGACGCCTACTCGGTGCGGTGCGCTCCGCAGGTCGCCGGCGCCGGACGCGACACGATCGCGCACGCACGGCTCGTCGCCGAGCGGGAGTTGGCGTCGGCCGTCGACAACCCCGTTGTGCTGCCCGACGGTCGGGTCGAGTCCAACGGCAACTTCCATGGCGCGCCCGTGGCTTACGTCCTCGACTTCCTCGCCATCGCCATCGCCGACCTCGGTTCGATCGCCGAGCGCCGTACCGACCGGCTGCTCGACAAGAACCGCTCGCACGGGCTGCCGCCGTTCCTCGCGGACGACGCCGGTGTCGACTCCGGGCTGATGATCGCCCAGTACACGCAGGCCGCGCTGGTCAGCGAGATGAAGCGGCTCGCCGTACCGGCGTCCGCCGACTCGATCCCGTCCTCCGCGATGCAGGAGGACCACGTCTCCATGGGCTGGTCGGCCGCGCGCAAGCTGCGCACCGCCGTCGACAACCTCACCCGGATCATCGCCGTCGAGCTGTACGCCGCGACGCGCGCCGTCGAGCTGCGCGAGGGCCTTGCCCCGGCGCCGGCCTCGCAGGCGGTCATCGACGCCGTACGGGCGGCGGGAGTCGAGGGTCCGGGGCCGGACCGGTTCCTGTCTCCCGACCTGGCCGCGGCGGACGCGTTCGTGCGGGGCGGGCACGTGGTCGAGGCCGTGGAGAAGGTCACCGGGCCGTTGAGGTAA
- a CDS encoding GGDEF domain-containing protein, with protein sequence MGEDRRLAAVVELAQGMAAAHTPRESWRAAAAGACRALDGSFAALSVWERELGRLRVLVNVGERAEGEEEFPDGETYPVHQFPEITEFLHERWAGGGEPNAWVETAEGPAAGSPGYCHQRVAALRRRRRGCCVVAPIVLHGRAWGELYVARPVGAPVFDRGDADFATVLASVVAAGIAQTERLEEARRLAFTDALTGLANRRAVDVRLDEAIERHRRDGVVVSLVVCDLNGLKRVNDTRGHAVGDRLLERFGSVLSLCGAMLPGALAARLGGDEFCLLAVGPPADEVVDAAVELCRRAAELELGEGVACGVASTEDPIGAVRSGRRLFRLADAAQYRAKALRADKPVVAGRDGPDDPVVRLADSPTPEMPAERRRFRGRRA encoded by the coding sequence ATGGGTGAGGACAGGCGGTTGGCGGCCGTGGTGGAGCTGGCGCAGGGGATGGCGGCGGCACACACCCCTCGTGAGTCCTGGCGGGCGGCGGCGGCCGGGGCGTGCCGGGCGCTGGACGGGAGTTTCGCCGCGCTGTCGGTGTGGGAGCGGGAGCTGGGGCGGCTGCGGGTCCTGGTGAACGTGGGGGAGCGGGCCGAGGGCGAGGAGGAGTTCCCGGACGGGGAGACCTATCCGGTGCACCAGTTCCCCGAGATCACCGAGTTCCTGCACGAACGCTGGGCCGGTGGCGGCGAGCCCAACGCCTGGGTCGAGACCGCCGAGGGCCCGGCCGCGGGCAGCCCCGGCTACTGCCACCAGCGGGTGGCCGCCCTACGGCGTCGTAGGCGCGGATGCTGTGTCGTCGCCCCGATCGTCCTGCACGGGCGGGCGTGGGGCGAGCTGTATGTGGCGCGGCCTGTCGGTGCGCCGGTCTTCGACCGGGGTGACGCCGACTTCGCCACGGTCCTGGCCTCCGTCGTCGCGGCCGGGATCGCGCAGACCGAGCGGCTGGAGGAGGCCCGGCGGCTCGCCTTCACGGACGCGCTCACGGGTCTCGCCAACCGCCGTGCCGTCGACGTGCGACTGGACGAGGCGATCGAACGGCACCGGCGTGACGGGGTCGTGGTCAGCCTCGTCGTCTGCGACCTCAACGGGCTCAAGCGTGTCAACGACACCCGGGGGCATGCCGTGGGGGACCGGCTGCTTGAGCGCTTCGGTTCGGTGCTGTCGCTGTGCGGGGCGATGCTGCCGGGCGCGCTCGCGGCGCGGCTCGGCGGCGACGAGTTCTGTCTGCTCGCGGTCGGGCCGCCCGCCGATGAAGTGGTCGACGCGGCGGTCGAACTGTGCCGCAGGGCGGCCGAGTTGGAGCTGGGTGAAGGTGTCGCGTGCGGGGTGGCGTCGACCGAGGATCCGATCGGGGCGGTCCGTTCCGGTCGGCGGTTGTTCCGGCTGGCGGACGCGGCCCAGTACCGCGCGAAGGCCCTCCGCGCCGACAAGCCGGTGGTCGCCGGGCGGGACGGCCCCGACGATCCGGTGGTACGGCTCGCGGACTCGCCGACGCCGGAGATGCCGGCGGAGCGGCGGCGGTTCCGGGGCCGTAGGGCGTGA
- a CDS encoding cytochrome P450 has translation MPTVDDVPTAPGALPGIGHLHHLVGDRLGFLESLRREGPLVRVRLGTAPVYVVTDPALVHQVQSSKGRSFGRGRQFQRLATLLGNGLITSDGELYHRQRRTVRKAFTVAHIERYLTAIHRQAERTCAGWEEGRPVDVLHEMKALSVAVMAETVFSGRMTDRVLDQVVRVLPVIEKAAVERPMMPEVVDRLPLPFVRRGDEAMARMRAVVGEALEACRDREPVDGAAGDVVACLLAARDPDTGRPLDHDLVCDEIIALLVGGAANVPTMLAWTWFRLALRPGAEERVLAEIAALDRAPTLADLDGAMPYTRAVMFEAMRLHSVQLVTQRTVAAVELGGVMLPSGTDTAYSMHSLHTDPRLFPHPKVFSPERWLPDSGWEPVRHAFVPFGGGRFKCVGDNFACAAILATMAAVGARWRLGIPPGLRVGVSVREPIPGPKGLRLVPHPVRSAAGGTRSPH, from the coding sequence GTGCCGACCGTCGACGACGTACCCACCGCACCGGGCGCCCTGCCCGGCATCGGGCATCTGCACCACCTCGTCGGCGACCGGCTGGGGTTCCTCGAATCGCTGCGGCGGGAGGGGCCGTTGGTCCGGGTCCGGCTGGGAACCGCGCCGGTCTACGTCGTGACCGACCCCGCGCTGGTGCACCAGGTGCAGTCCTCCAAGGGGCGCAGCTTCGGGCGGGGCAGGCAGTTCCAGCGGCTGGCGACCCTGCTGGGCAACGGCCTGATCACCTCGGACGGGGAGCTGTACCACCGGCAGCGCAGGACCGTGCGGAAGGCGTTCACGGTGGCGCACATCGAGCGGTACCTGACGGCGATCCACCGGCAGGCCGAGCGGACGTGCGCCGGCTGGGAGGAAGGGCGCCCGGTGGACGTGCTGCACGAGATGAAGGCCCTGTCCGTGGCGGTGATGGCCGAGACGGTCTTCTCCGGGCGTATGACCGACCGGGTCCTCGACCAGGTGGTCCGGGTCCTGCCGGTGATCGAGAAGGCGGCCGTCGAACGCCCGATGATGCCCGAGGTGGTGGATCGGCTGCCGCTGCCCTTCGTGCGGCGCGGGGACGAGGCGATGGCCCGGATGCGGGCCGTGGTGGGCGAGGCGCTGGAGGCCTGCCGCGACCGGGAGCCGGTGGACGGGGCCGCGGGTGACGTGGTGGCGTGTCTGCTGGCGGCGCGCGATCCGGACACCGGTCGGCCGCTCGACCACGACCTGGTGTGCGACGAGATCATCGCCCTGCTGGTCGGCGGCGCGGCCAACGTGCCGACCATGCTGGCCTGGACGTGGTTCCGGCTGGCGCTGCGGCCGGGGGCGGAGGAGCGGGTGCTCGCCGAGATCGCCGCCCTGGACCGGGCCCCGACCCTGGCGGACCTGGACGGCGCGATGCCGTACACGCGGGCGGTGATGTTCGAGGCGATGCGGCTGCACTCGGTGCAACTGGTGACCCAACGCACCGTGGCGGCAGTGGAGTTGGGCGGGGTGATGCTGCCGAGCGGCACCGACACCGCGTACAGCATGCACTCCCTGCACACCGATCCGCGGCTCTTCCCGCATCCGAAGGTGTTCTCCCCGGAGCGGTGGCTGCCGGACAGCGGGTGGGAGCCGGTGCGGCACGCGTTCGTGCCGTTCGGCGGCGGCCGGTTCAAGTGCGTCGGCGACAACTTCGCCTGCGCCGCGATCCTGGCCACGATGGCGGCGGTCGGCGCCCGCTGGCGGCTCGGGATTCCGCCCGGCCTGAGGGTCGGTGTGTCGGTCAGGGAACCGATCCCCGGCCCGAAGGGTCTACGGCTCGTCCCGCACCCGGTGAGGTCTGCCGCCGGAGGTACCCGTTCGCCGCATTGA
- a CDS encoding cytochrome P450: MSAPAPVTPPPSATEALPILGHALPMWRDPMPFLLRQHTRAPVVRLRLGPKPVHLLTDPDLVRRALVTEPQRFDKGGPFVDAARTLIGDGLGTCSAADHRHQRPLMNQAFRPARVTGYTAAMVDCARETVASWAPGQIVDVCREMRRLACRALTRTLFSDPAQLRLTAEIEEAYTVLMPGMWWQMVIPFGLVHRVPLPANRRFERARVTARSLIARMVAAYRARGADLSDGLSLIMAARDDQGRAFTDEEVCDQIATLMIGGIPATADLLSWTFAVLSGDRALEQSLHDEVDTVLPGRAPVHDDIPALPLLGRTLTETLRLYPSVSVLSRRVTGDVDLGGTRLHSGDEVMFSPYCLHRDAERFPDPERFDPDRWLPGRVGREQREAFIPFGAGTRKCIGDAYGMAEATLAAAHILSRVRLAKVPGTHGPRPMLRMTLSPVPLNLTVEPRATRATAAEQAENRQELRLRVPTSPQEEPVDEAGEPAAD; encoded by the coding sequence ATGTCCGCACCGGCCCCCGTCACCCCGCCGCCGTCCGCCACTGAGGCGCTGCCGATCCTGGGGCACGCGCTGCCGATGTGGCGCGACCCCATGCCGTTCCTGCTGCGCCAGCACACCCGAGCGCCCGTGGTGCGACTACGTCTCGGCCCCAAACCCGTCCACCTCCTCACCGATCCCGATCTGGTGCGCAGGGCGCTGGTCACCGAACCCCAACGCTTCGACAAGGGCGGCCCGTTCGTGGACGCCGCCCGCACCCTGATCGGCGACGGCCTGGGCACCTGCTCCGCCGCCGACCACCGCCACCAACGCCCGCTGATGAACCAGGCGTTCCGTCCGGCCCGCGTCACCGGCTATACGGCCGCGATGGTCGACTGCGCCCGCGAGACGGTCGCCTCGTGGGCGCCGGGCCAGATCGTGGACGTGTGCCGGGAGATGCGCCGCCTGGCCTGCCGGGCCCTGACCCGCACCCTGTTCTCGGACCCGGCCCAACTGCGGCTCACCGCCGAGATCGAGGAGGCGTACACCGTCCTGATGCCCGGCATGTGGTGGCAGATGGTGATCCCCTTCGGGCTGGTGCACCGCGTTCCGCTGCCGGCCAACCGCCGCTTCGAGCGGGCCCGGGTCACCGCCCGGTCCCTGATCGCGCGGATGGTCGCGGCGTACCGTGCCCGCGGCGCGGACCTGAGCGACGGGCTGTCCCTGATCATGGCCGCCCGGGACGACCAGGGGCGGGCCTTCACCGACGAGGAGGTGTGCGACCAGATCGCCACCCTCATGATCGGCGGCATCCCCGCCACCGCCGACCTGCTCTCCTGGACGTTCGCCGTCCTGTCCGGGGACAGGGCACTGGAGCAGAGCCTGCACGACGAGGTCGACACCGTGCTGCCGGGCCGCGCTCCCGTCCACGACGACATCCCCGCCCTGCCCCTGCTGGGCCGGACCCTGACCGAGACCCTGCGCCTGTACCCGTCGGTCTCGGTCCTCAGCCGCAGGGTCACCGGGGACGTCGACCTCGGCGGCACCCGGCTGCACTCCGGGGACGAGGTCATGTTCAGCCCGTACTGCCTGCACCGGGACGCGGAGCGTTTCCCCGACCCGGAACGCTTCGACCCGGACCGCTGGCTGCCCGGCAGGGTCGGCCGCGAACAGCGCGAGGCGTTCATCCCGTTCGGGGCGGGCACCCGCAAGTGCATCGGCGACGCGTACGGCATGGCCGAGGCGACCCTGGCCGCCGCGCACATCCTGTCCAGGGTGCGCCTGGCCAAGGTCCCCGGCACCCACGGTCCGCGGCCGATGCTGCGGATGACGCTGTCCCCGGTCCCGCTGAACCTGACGGTGGAGCCGCGCGCCACGAGGGCCACGGCGGCCGAACAGGCGGAGAACCGGCAGGAGTTGAGGTTGAGGGTGCCGACCAGCCCGCAGGAGGAGCCCGTTGATGAAGCCGGCGAACCCGCGGCCGACTGA